The Glycine soja cultivar W05 chromosome 9, ASM419377v2, whole genome shotgun sequence sequence tttttcttttttttggaaaattttgcacccaattttttaactttttggcAAATTTCACccctaaaattattaattaaaaaatattaaagggaCTAAAATTGCATATTAACTATCATAGGAGGACCAAAAgtataatttaaccaaaaaaatattaactattatttCTACTATTAAATACACTAAAAGAaactaatttatgaaatttaaaattgttaaaatcctatctaaaactataaatagattaaataaGCTTTCTTTGATTTCTACTAAATATGTTTCTTTGATTTCTACTAAATATGTGTGTTTAAAAATCTtgattatgaataaaatattaatgattttgcCACAAAGAATGCAAGaaggataaaatttaaatgattaggGTATGATTTTTTCAGTTCGCTCAaggcacaaaaaatttcaggatCGGCCCTAacgttgaaaataataaaaaagatatgttTTTTCCTTAACCATCATCATTAACACCTAACCCATATGCAGACAATTTCTGGCAAATTTACGAAGGAGTGTTGGTTTTAGAAACTATTTACTCAATGGGGTCTCATTTATAAGAAAttacggggggggggggggggggggttgttttcTACGTGGGTGCCACCATTGACACTGGCGGGAAGCTTGAACCGCTAGTGCCAATGGCGGGATAGGGGCTGACTAGGAGAGAGGGGGAGGGGTGCCGCCATTGCTGCTGGCGGGATGGGAGGGGATAGGAGAGAGAGAGGTGTCCCGCCCTTGGAGCTGGCGGGataggagagagagagggggtgGTCCCGCCCTTGGAGCTGGCGGGACAGGAGAGAGAGGGTGTTGTAGGGTGGTACCGCCAGTGGCGGCTGCGGGACAGGGGCAGAGAGGATCCCGCCACTGGGTTCTGCAGGATAGGGGCAGTGAAGCCGCCTTTCGAGCTGGCGGGATAGGGGTCTGTTCATGGCATCATAGCAGGGCCTATGGCATATGATGATGCACTCACATGGCATACACAAACACATTAACGTAAGGTAGTGTTTTTTAactaatgtaaatttttattgctCTCTCACTTTGATAATcatgtattaaaaattgaagttttaatCTTAAGcatcaaatttttataattataatgtaatgattaaaattaatttttctcatttttcatttaatacatCTTCATCATATTATTATATACCGCATGCATATAGACACACGTATAgttcttattttgttttaagggtaagggtttagttcttattttatagggttaggcttagtttttttattttagggttagggtttagttatgaaaattttagaGCTAGGACtaatttttaggggttagggttaggttttttattttagggttagggtttactTCTGAACATTTTAGGTTTAGGGCTAATTTGTAGGGGTTACGGTTATGTTTTCATTGTAggattagggtttagttttgaacattttagggttagggcaaagttttttatttgaagggttagggtttagttcttgttttttagggaaattgatttgccatcattttcttctattttctaaagcCTTTTTGcaccagtgactttgagtgactctttttaaatagctgccttgggattcgtgcagggcattctattctgctatgctattttcattattcagagctttggttttaggttttcacgtttttctgttcccttgttacagttttcgttcttaatgcaaatttccgttttctgcttctaattacgagttcattcttgcttcttcttctactttcatttacgtttctgttcatttacgttcttgttcatttacgtttctgcttcatgtttcatttgcgttttctgtttgaatccatggaaggctagattttctggtgttgtttccttttgaggacgaaacccaactctctttgaggtttcgtttgtaatgtggtttcctggcagtttttcccttcaccagttatcccaatttcgtgaatattaatcagtgcacgcttcgtgttcgattaattgcctctgagcctaacttgcgttcatgcttaatggacgaagggctaactggtgtatgtggtgcctaatcacgtattgaaaaccctaagttgattttcgcttagtaaattgaaatagggttggattaagtggttgactgttagggacgaattctccataacccaggataagagagtggcttctgaatcagaggaaacaacccgtttttaatattagtagtttcgtattccattttatttgttctgctctttaattaccaaacaaccaaacccccccctcccccatcgttactgttactgcaagtatattatgaacatttggcttgtcactgctcgttgggaaacgacctaggatcacttcctagttactgcattttcatgtttatttgattcgggtacgacctcgatcagaaatacaattacatttagaagttgaaataaaattacttttttttaagggtaaaggtttagttcttatttttgagggaaatacaattacatttagaagttgaaataaaataacttttttgtaagggtaagggtttagttcttatttttgagggaaatacaattacatttagaagttgaaataaaataacttttttttgaatgtgtacttctaatgaaataaaattacatttagaagttgaaataaaattactttgttttaagggtaagggtttagttcttattttatagggttaggcttagtttttttttattttagggttagggtttagttatgaaaattttagaGCTAGGACTAATTTTTAGGGGTTtgggttaggttttttattttagggttagggtttaattCTGAACATTTTAGGGTTATGACTAATGTTtagggggttagggttaggttttttattttagtgttaCGGTTtagttatgaacattttagGGTTATGACTAATGTTTAGGGGGTTAgggttatgtttttattttagtgttagggtttagtttttattttatagggttaggcttagttattttattttagggttacgATTTAGTTATGAAAATTTCAGGGTTTAGGACTAATTTTTATGGGTGaggtttatgttatttttatttttgggttagggtttagtgctGAACATTTTTGGGTTAGGGCtaatttttaggggttagggttaggtttttattttaggattaGGGTTTAGTTCGGAACAATTGAGGGCTAAGTGCTTATATTTTATAGGTTAGGGTTAGTGTTTCATATTTAAGGGTTATGGgatactttttatgttttatgggttagggtttagttcacaTTGAAGTTCATCGTTACTTAGAAACATTAGTTTTTTCCCTTTGGCTACCTTTGTTATTTGGTTTAGGGTTCAttgattattatagtttgatacGCAACATAAATTCTATCCATAAGTAAGCCTTAATAAACTGAATATCATACATTACGCCATGAATGTCAAATTACAAATATACAACAAAGCCTTAATCAACAGATACATGCAAATCATTCATTTTGGTGTCCGTGATGccgtgaggatgtgccacatggtcgatcccatcttcgtgcttggcgatcaggatttcttctaCCCCGATGCCTCCCCGCTTCTTCTTCGTCAGCCTCCGCAGAAAATGCGTTACGCAAATCAACACCGAATAAGTCACCCGTATTAGGTATTTGTCCCGGTACATTCCATTATGTTCCTAAcggggcattaggtgttggaattggccCATGATATTGCTGTGAAGGGGTCATTGTGGGCCATGAAAATTGAGCTTGTGTTTCCGCAAAACCACCAAACGATTGCTGGGTTGCAGAAGTATCAGTGTCATGACCCtgaaaaggatactgatacatctgtgtcGGATACTCAGCAAATGTttgtggcgtgtaatacattccatggccacgctccgccatttgttgggaatattcttCCGCTTCAACAGTGTCCCTTCTTCTGTCTATCCCCTGAGTTTCAATACTtgactgaagcatgtgaaaTTGTTGTGCGGGAAATTGACGCTCTGATGCGggaccatgtgacactggctcagtgactctctcttgctcttcggataaaattgtaattttttccacataaggcacgagatcatcaaatGTGCATGTTttcctcccttgaggagacacCATGTATTGTAATGCCTCCGCAACTTCACCCTGCATTTGTAACGGTAACAAAATTAATggccatcattaaataaaagttcaagttaaaatttgaaaaaaaagtaaaaaataccaatgtagccgTCTTTGCATTTTCtgggtcaacaaacatctttgtctttcgcctataccagaccatgtagtccgagttaaaactcaataggcctTCTTGTCGGGGATAAGCGTCGACCCTAAATGCATGGCGATTATTCCACTGCTGAATCATTGGGGCGAACAATTGCCCCCAATTTTCGTCATGTTTCCCCTTTAATGTTATGCCATGAATGTTTAGGGGTTGTGAAGGAGACTCTGGAACTGGTTGTTGCATCCCAAATTGTCTCAAGACTCTGtccggttggtgccactcaataacttggaaacaaattagtggcaccaccgcgTACCACGCGAGACTTCCGACTAAACAAACGGGAGGCAAGAATGACATAACGGTTGATGGGTAAGGCTCCcacacaaactgcatataacaacatagTTGTGAACATTGTAGTAAAATaagacatataattttttattttacaaatacaatagcatggttcttacctcatgacgtttcataatatcgaacttgcgacgaaaaactttcacatcatcattgccgatatgttggtttccacgtcgcagccacctacaaagaataaaatttaatataccctaaaaccatttattctattaaaatgaaagacGCTGTTAAAAATGACTGACCTGTGCCCTAGTGGTGTATTTTCTATGTGGGAAtgagtcctctttggagccaaggtgggacatcgttcccatgcccacaattGTAGTAAGATGCatatacctccgattgatttagttttataatcggtggcactgcacatctctctgtataGAAAACTAAGTACggcagctccccatgcatatctgccacattcttcaaagtcacgtaaaaattgaaggtacctTACCGAAACTCTGTTACTGGTTTTGTCAACGAACAAGACACCTCCAATAAATCTCAGTATCCATGCACGGGCAAACCTTCGTACTTGTTCTTCGTCGTCGtcattattaatttgatcaaaatggtgagccagccaacttaatttaactacactacctttaatttcaccttcttgtggtctgactcccaataatttctcacataaatcagcccaatcaagatttgttggaccGATTAATGGTAAACCATCCACACTTATACCTAACAACACAGAGACGTCTTGTAGAGTGATAGTacactctccgcatctcatgtgaaacgtatgtgtttccggcctccatctttctatcAGAGCACTAATTAGTgaggcatttatttttaagaaacccATCTTGATAATCCACCCGAAACCAGATtgttgaagaaaagaaaaaatttgttcTGGAATTTGTTCTTCCCCTTGATACGTGGGGACAGCTCATCTGATATGcaatttcctttcttcttccccattccaaacatgttctgaaacatgcttagGTTGCATCTATAATACATCAGTATCGATGGGGCCAGATTTAATGTTAATgtgtgatgaagatgatgatgaagatgccattgctgctgcaaaataaaatataatacatgtgaagaaaactttaatttattagtaaactttaaatatataacaataaatttgtaaaaaatcaaactcggcaatttttaatatattctatacataaattaaaatacatgtgaagaaaactttaatttattagtaatttttttttctacaattaacaaataaataattgaataaaatatggactaacaaattatttataatacaaacaaatattgaaatgcaaaaaatcatttcaataatatatatacaaaaataataataataatgtacaatgtatcatatatttaatcacttaaattttctaaaacaaataataataacgtacaaattaaaactaacaaataatatatatatcattctaactaaacaataattaactcaaataatattaaattatgatctcatttatttaaaatacaaaattataatactaaaaagATAGATTTACGTGTGTCAAGTgtctaatattataattatttatttaagtgtcaaatatttaatattacaaaaactaaaaatttaagtgtgtctaaaatttataaatatatacctaaagataatattaacttgtgcctaatactaaaaaatctaatattacTTATCTGATCCTAAAGTATCatccatgtatatatatttattagactAAACTATCATCCGTCTAAATATATACCTAATACTACAAAGCTAATATcacatgtataaaatttaagagtatacacaacaactaaatatatatacacgtaatatttttatactaactaaacaaatatataatattattttcaattatacttactcatacaattttttttactagagattaagttataaaataatttcttatttaaaactCATAAGAATAATTAGTTTGTCAACCCCTgcatcatatattttaattctacgaataattaagaatacaattaatttagattttatACAACATATGTAgtacacaaataaaataaatttacaaaaataattgaaacaagttgataagaaagaataattattttagaaaactttatatttcttgagttagaatatattttattttacagataTTTCTagaattcataataaaattctcattctttgataaaaaaaattaataataatattctatgCTATGCTGTAATTACTActaatactaaaatattatatacaataatcaaataacatctaacaatatatacaataacaataactaaataaaattttaattctaactaACCAAATAACAATTACTActaatactaaaatattatatacaataaCCAAGTAACATCtaacaatatatacaataacaataactaaataaaattttaattctaactaaccaaataagattttcatactaactaacctaacattggaatatttattaataagtaaaaaataataacacaataGCTACTCATACAAACTAATTTAAACTTAGAACTTTTGTTAATAATAACTAACCTACTATTTACATACTAACTAACTTAGAATATTTGTTAATGCTAATACTAACTAACttaaacttataatatatattagcaTATTTACTTTGAAAATACATACCAGGAATTTAAGGGCACTTGAAGCACACTTGAAAGATGAATGCACAGCAGAACACAAACACAATAATCTCTCAAACtccagaagaagaaagaaagagaaagcaaaGTAAGTAAGCTGTGTAAATGTAAAGAATgagttcaacattttttttttatagccgAAAACTTAAACCCCACCCCCAacgttcaaatttttttaacgtTAAGATGCTATATAGTATAGCCTTTTCAGAACCTGAAAGCTATTGCAAGGTGCAGACCATGAAAGCCTTCATTTACGTGAACATAGGTGCAGGCTTTTCAGAAACAAAGCTAACACGTGAATAACCCACAGAAGCCTATCCCGCAGAACCCAGTGGCGGGATCCTCTCTGCCCCTGTCCCGCAATCGCCACTGGCGGTACCACCCTGCAACACCCTCTCTCTCCTGTCCCGCCAGCTCCAAGGGCGGGACcaccccctctctctctcctatCCCGCCAGCTCCAAGGGCGGGACACCTCTCTCTCTCCTATCCCCTCCCATCCCGCCAGCAGCAATGGCGGCACCCCTCCCCCTCTCTCCTAGTCAGCCCCTATCCCGCCATTGGCACTGGCGGTTCAAGCTTCCCGCCAGTGTCAATGGCGGCACCCACGTAgaaaacaacccccccccccccccccgtaaTTTCTTATAAATGAGACCCCATTGAGTAAATAGTTTCTAAAACCAACCCTCCTTCGTAAATTTACCGACAATTTCTACTAGGGACCATAAGATTAAAAGCCCATTAATTCGTCCAATGATAACCAAAAGTTTCCCAACTAGCTAGGGAAATGAAACTAAGTTTTCCATGATAGAATTTTGTCAAAACCTCAATCCCAGTTTGATTAGAGTTTGTGTTATTGTTGTCAATATTCTAGAGCAATTGGTCTACCCAAATCAACTTAATCTACCTACCATGTGCCTTATGTTTCATGACTTTCATATATATGCTATGCCTTGTGTAAAAAATTGAGGCTTAATTATACTTTAtaccttaactttttaatttttaacaaattttactcTTAACAAATTAGTTTAACGCACTTTAAGAAACTTACAAATTTTATCTTGAACCATTTTATGTTAATATAATTGCAATGCactttttactttcattttttatgggcAAATTTTACATctaactttttttactttttggtgaATTTCACCcctaacattttcttttatcaaattttaccCCCACCTTTTGctctaattaacaaaaaaatgatgGAAGGTAAAATCAGTAAGTTTGTTAGAGCTAAAATtagcaaaaaaatttaaaccaaaaaattaattaattacatactatgtaattaattttaaggtaTTTTAACACTGATTTACATTTTGCATCAatatcattgtaaaaaaaagttaattgtcAAGATGTGGGAAAAAAAGCTACAAATTCTCTATAAAAATATTTCGTGCCTTCTGTTAACTATAAGGTTTTAacataattgttataaaatagtttttttatatattatcagtGAAAAAATTTATAGGATAAATTCATtagaaattaattagtaaaatgtttaaaataagtttttttttaaatattaataaacttACAATACATTGATAGAAATATAAGCAATGCCATGTGTCCGTGTTTTATTGTACTATCACGTTTTGATGGTCCTATATTAAAGGTGGTTATGAGGGTGCTCGAAGTGGGCGGCCGCCCAGGGCCCCATCTTTTAGAGgagcaacaattttttttatgtaattttataaatattaaaataaaaatttatataataaaaataaaaagtatataaaaatttattatacaaaataaaacaattaatggTCGCTAGTCAACTTGTTACAATTGAGTGATGCTTTCACTTCTCAACTAAAATTTACCTtattttagaaggaaaaaaataaatttaatcttaatCTTAAGAAAATGAACTTGTAATGGTGCACTTATGCACAATGAATgctaaacataaaaagaaaaatgtgaacATTTATGGTATAATATTTTTCACATGTCACAATGAATCTTTGGTACTCTTTCAATTTTAGCATAGCAAAAACCtttaactttctttcttttattctcCATCTCTTATATTCCTAGTCTCTTTCTTCCCGATCCTCCTAGACACTTGAACAATTGAACCTTCTATTACAAAGAAGTTATAACAATTGTTATGCCACTGCTTGTAACTCATAAGTTTACTTGCCTTTTTAGAGAGCTTTGTGCATTTAGTTATTGTTATCCCCCTAAAGAAATTATTAGCCAAATTTAGCCAGCTGATATCATAAAGTTGTTACCAAGTTGTTGCCAATATACCGGATGAAGATAAAggtaaataaattcaaaagttaAGATTTAGCAAATACGAGTTTGAATGAAGTCAATGGAAGCTAAAGTTTCAAAGATATGATAAGATCAATTTAACATGCCTAAGAGATAGGGATAAAATTGGAGCTAAGAAGAAGCAATtgaagagagagtgtgtgtgagagagtgtgtgtgtgtgtgtgtgtgtatgtgtgtgtgtgcatgtgtgcgtgtgtgtgtgtccattatgatgccatgaagaaatgcatgatGCAATTAAGGAATAGGCGAGTAAGTTTGCTTTGTGCAACTAATTCAAGAACCTAATGGAAATGAtccaaaagtttatttttagtgacaactcccaagggtaCTTTCATGTAACCTTAACGGtatctagagatatcatcctcttaggtaacaaCACTATGACAATAGGAACTCTCAACGACAACGCATCaccaaaagaagaaagctctagatgaggctttactgtcatcaagcgagtcggagacctAACATGACCATAGATTGACCTCAATTCCCTACAGCTCACacagacccgggtatagggcctaatatctcaatgtgtgtgcaaaaaagtgtaggtgtcatgtgtgAATAGAGCAACCTAAGTATAGCACATGTCATCTATCCTAGGGTTCaatgacacttttttttttgcgaaaataaaataaagaaaaagtcatgataaaaattACACACTTGATGaaaatggcttaactctctaacaggTCCCCAATGGAGTCGCCATCTATTGCAACCTACCTCACGACGGGACgacaaaagcaaaataaaaaagtaaaagtgtGTTCGTCTCCTTGGGAGAAAATGagtggagttgccaccaacgtttattcaaggaaaacgttaaaaaaaccaaaaagaggcctgtgaattttgaaaataagggttcgggagttgtttacgcataggaaATGTATTAGCACCCTATGCTCCTGTTACAAGGGACGACAacttttaatcgagtgtgcaaaacgtgacttcaaaattatgtattttccttttttataatttatttttttttaagtcgaCAAGgatgcccttgctcctacgtatcccagGTGctatgaggaaatcagacctatgtagttctttaagtctgaatgtatatgtgttaaattgattttatgtttttttgaaagatttattttaattgcgagCAAAGAGTCGTTAaagcattggaccttgaaacgacgttttaaattatgaaaagcGGACGAacttgttaaggcgttggaccttaaaaacgaTCAGTGATATTTGGTAAAAAGAAGTTTGGTTGTGAATtgatttcctttattttattttatttttgtttattagttttcagtctcacaaaagaaaagaaaatgatttcaTAACACTGGTGGTTGGCTAGAattaaactttacaaataaagtaaaattaccAACGATAAAGGGGAGAGGATGAATACATACATAATATTATAGAGGACCCATAACGGTACATGAATTACATTCAactcttaagaaaagaaaagaaaaggaagaagaactaACCAGATGTTGCACAGGGTACAAGGCAAGCAAGAGAAGTGATGTAGGGAATAATCCTCGGTTGCGATTCGATAGCGCATCAGCTtcgcttttcttctttttttttcttcccctcCCTTCGTTTTTCTCCCTCTCTAAACTTCCTGCACCCCCAAAACCTTTCccctgcatggctatttatagaaaaaagtcATTTGGGGCAGGGACAGCTCGTCCAGGCGAGCTAGTTGCTTAAGACTGAAGGTATTTCATAGTCCAAGCAAGCCAGATGCTaccctgggcgagctagggtccaaAAAATTCCAGAAAATGATCATTTTGCCCCCTTCTGATGGCTTTTGTTTCTGGaactaacaaacaaccatcaaaatcaTGTGTAACCCCCTAGCCTTGCATTGTAACCGGTGTCAAACACCATAATTCGACTAGCAATGATCAAAACATCATATTTGAACGATAAAACATTATACCCAAATGAAACTAGGATTTGACAAAGAgcaaacataaataaattatcaacaTAGTGTACTTACCCAGAAAAATAGTATGCTTCACTGTCGAAAAAAATGTCATAGTGATCTCGCCGAGCGGATCTGCTTTGCCCACAGCCTTCACAGATACCTCTGTTATCTACGCCAAACTTCCCAAAGTCGTAGAGGATGGGCACTgccttttttctttcaaatttggtAGTGTTTACACAAGGACGCACTATACCTTAAATTCAAATGCACAACACAAAGGATCTAAAccaaaaacaacaaacacaagCGGCTACCACAACCATAAGAACAAttggaaaacaaacacaaattcaCCGATTTCACCCACCAACCTTTGTTAACCTTAAATCCAACACCCCATTCTGCTCATCCATGTAGATTGCACATCAAGACGACGTCTGTTTTAGTTCGAGCACAAgtggaaaataataaaaataaatgttttttcatTAACCATCATCATTAACACCTAACCCAGTAACCCATCTTTAAACAAACTCTACTAGTGACGGTCAAATTAAAAGCCCATTCATTCGACGGTAACCAAAAGTTTCCCAACTTAGGAAATGAAACTAAGTTTCCCAAGTAGatgttgtcttgttttgttttctcaAAATCTCAATCCCCATTTAACACCTACCAGGTGACATATGTTCCATGACTTCCATATAATATACCCCGTGTAGAAAATTAAGGcttaaatcttaattttactttttacctcaactttattaatttttagcaAATTTTACTCTTAGCAAATTAATTTGATGCaatttatatcttatttttaagaaacttgaGAATTTTATCTTCCACCATTTTACCCTAACATAATTGCATCAAACTTTTTActcccatttttttcttttttcttttggaaaattTTGCACTCAACAATTATCTAAAAACTACAATATTTCTCACAACTCAGAATATGAATCTCTCCTACTCTTTCAACATTAACATTACAAAATGTTGAACTTTCTTTCTTTGACTCTCCATCTCTTATATTGCTAAGCTTTTGTTTAATTCaatgtcatttttaatttatctatttatttttctcaatacaTGTTTATTTCTAtgcattttattattaactagCATATATGCTTAGAATTGCGTCAATTGACCCCGTATAATAGAAGCCCCATAGTTTCATGACACTATTACCTATAAgttgataattatatataattatgtttatttatttttaaccattTGTGTAATAAAATTGATTACATTTATACACATAGTTAACCATCGATTTGGGTGGACCCGAGGTATATATTATCGAATgtacatttatcatttttcttgGTTTCATGACCATAAGGTAGTATTGAGTAAACCATAGTTTCCTACTATCAACCTTTGTCTGCGGTATATATGTTTTTGTGTCATATGTAGTTGTCATGTCAAGTACAATTACGAATTAAGTATTATAAGGGGATCAAAACTGCATTTTAACCAAATAGATATTAACTATTGTTGTTACTATTGAATACACTAAACGAaactaatttatcaaatttaaaattgtcaaaATCCTATTTGcaactataaataaattaaataagctTTCTTTG is a genomic window containing:
- the LOC114368180 gene encoding uncharacterized protein LOC114368180, translating into MKRHEFVWEPYPSTVMSFLPPVCLVGSLAWYAVVPLICFQVIEWHQPDRVLRQFGMQQPVPESPSQPLNIHGITLKGKHDENWGQLFAPMIQQWNNRHAFRVDAYPRQEGLLSFNSDYMVWYRRKTKMFVDPENAKTATLGEVAEALQYMVSPQGRKTCTFDDLVPYVEKITILSEEQERVTEPVSHGPASERQFPAQQFHMLQSSIETQGIDRRRDTVEAEEYSQQMAERGHGMYYTPQTFAEYPTQMYQYPFQGHDTDTSATQQSFGGFAETQAQFSWPTMTPSQQYHGPIPTPNAPLGT